A section of the Ignavibacteriales bacterium genome encodes:
- the purN gene encoding phosphoribosylglycinamide formyltransferase, which translates to MKICVFASGSGTNFKAILESRKQGEIESDVGLLITNNSSCGAAEIAREEGIEVVHISRKVFPDLSSQDYSNLFISALEKNETDLIVLAGYMKMLPEEVVKKYSNRIINIHPALLPKYGGKGMYGINVHKAVIENDERETGVSVHYVNENYDEGEIIYQERVPVNENETPESLMERMKEVEHRVYPKVIKNLESNKHRS; encoded by the coding sequence TTGAAGATCTGCGTGTTCGCTTCCGGAAGCGGGACAAATTTTAAAGCGATATTAGAGAGCAGGAAACAGGGAGAAATAGAATCGGACGTAGGGTTATTAATTACAAATAATTCTTCGTGCGGGGCTGCGGAGATTGCAAGAGAAGAAGGTATAGAGGTTGTACACATCAGCAGGAAAGTCTTTCCGGACCTATCCTCACAAGATTATTCGAATCTGTTTATATCAGCATTAGAGAAAAACGAAACGGACCTCATCGTTCTGGCAGGTTACATGAAGATGCTTCCCGAAGAAGTTGTTAAGAAGTATTCGAACCGTATTATAAACATTCATCCTGCACTGCTTCCAAAATACGGAGGGAAGGGAATGTACGGCATCAACGTTCACAAGGCGGTGATAGAAAACGATGAGAGGGAGACGGGCGTGAGCGTTCATTACGTTAATGAAAATTATGATGAGGGCGAGATCATTTACCAGGAGAGAGTGCCTGTGAATGAAAACGAAACGCCGGAGAGTTTGATGGAGAGAATGAAAGAAGTGGAGCACAGAGTTTATCCGAAAGTGATCAAAAATTTAGAATCAAACAAACATAGATCCTGA
- the purH gene encoding bifunctional phosphoribosylaminoimidazolecarboxamide formyltransferase/IMP cyclohydrolase, whose protein sequence is MTKEGIKLVKRAIISVYDKDGVVEFARELAGMDIQLVSTGGTHKLLKENGIEVISVEDVTHFPEIMDGRVKTLNPMIFGGILADRDKPSHMQQAEREKIFPIDLVVCSLYPFEETIAKEGVTEAEAIEQIDIGGVTLIRAAAKNFKHVNVITDKSQYAGYIGELKNTNNNIGVDYSRKLAYEAFEIITNYDDAIADYFYEMSGEDDEDSVISHSRVFDEDVEDVVLELDDKKVLRYGENPHQRAVLFRDNFDDIFEILHGKELSYNNILDIDAAFNFMYEFKDSGPACIIIKHGNPSGVALGSTNKEAYERAFATDTKSPFGGIIIFNKKLDKAAAEEVDKIFTEIILAPDYDDDALEFLKGKKNRRLLKFDWDRDDFEVRKVAGGILYQEKDSKAVTKGELKTVTEKKPTDDEIDDMLFAFKVVKHTKSNAVVFVKNKQTLAIGCGQPSRIDSTNIAIMKSKEFGHDLHGSVAASDAFFPFPDGLEALADAGATAVIQPGGSVKDEDVIAAANSKGIAMVFTGVRHFKH, encoded by the coding sequence ATGACAAAAGAAGGAATAAAATTGGTAAAACGGGCTATAATCAGTGTTTATGATAAAGACGGAGTGGTAGAGTTCGCGCGGGAATTGGCAGGAATGGACATACAGTTAGTTTCGACAGGGGGTACGCATAAGTTACTTAAGGAGAACGGTATAGAGGTTATATCAGTGGAGGATGTGACGCACTTCCCGGAAATAATGGACGGGCGAGTGAAGACCCTGAACCCGATGATATTCGGGGGGATACTTGCCGATAGGGACAAGCCCTCACACATGCAGCAGGCTGAGAGAGAAAAGATATTCCCGATAGACCTTGTGGTGTGCAGTCTGTATCCTTTCGAGGAGACGATCGCAAAGGAAGGTGTCACTGAAGCGGAAGCGATCGAGCAGATTGACATCGGCGGTGTTACTCTCATCAGGGCGGCGGCGAAGAATTTCAAACACGTAAACGTAATAACGGATAAATCCCAGTACGCGGGTTACATCGGGGAACTAAAAAACACGAATAATAATATCGGTGTCGATTACTCAAGGAAACTTGCATACGAGGCGTTCGAGATCATTACGAATTATGATGATGCTATCGCGGATTATTTTTACGAGATGTCGGGCGAGGATGATGAAGACAGCGTGATCTCTCATAGCAGGGTATTCGATGAGGATGTGGAAGACGTTGTATTGGAGCTGGATGATAAGAAAGTTCTGCGCTACGGCGAAAATCCTCACCAGAGGGCAGTACTATTCAGGGATAATTTCGACGATATATTCGAGATCCTGCATGGTAAGGAGCTGTCCTATAACAATATCCTGGATATAGACGCGGCGTTTAACTTCATGTATGAGTTCAAAGACTCAGGTCCGGCATGTATAATAATAAAGCACGGAAATCCGTCCGGTGTGGCTCTTGGTTCGACGAATAAGGAAGCATACGAGCGTGCATTTGCAACGGATACAAAGTCACCGTTCGGTGGGATAATAATTTTTAATAAGAAGCTGGATAAGGCGGCGGCGGAGGAAGTGGATAAGATATTTACTGAGATAATACTTGCCCCGGATTATGACGACGACGCGCTGGAATTTCTCAAAGGGAAAAAGAACAGGCGGTTGCTGAAGTTCGATTGGGATAGGGATGATTTCGAAGTGAGGAAGGTAGCAGGCGGTATTCTTTACCAGGAGAAGGACAGTAAGGCTGTTACAAAGGGCGAGTTAAAAACTGTAACGGAAAAGAAACCAACGGATGACGAAATTGACGACATGCTGTTTGCATTCAAGGTGGTGAAGCACACTAAGTCGAACGCGGTGGTTTTCGTGAAGAACAAGCAGACTCTTGCCATCGGATGCGGACAGCCTTCGAGGATAGATTCCACTAACATTGCGATAATGAAGTCGAAAGAGTTCGGACACGATCTGCATGGAAGTGTCGCGGCGTCGGACGCATTCTTTCCGTTTCCGGACGGGCTGGAAGCGCTGGCAGATGCCGGTGCAACAGCAGTTATACAGCCGGGCGGTTCGGTAAAGGATGAGGACGTGATAGCGGCGGCTAATTCAAAGGGTATTGCGATGGTATTCACTGGAGTCAGGCATTTCAAACATTAA
- a CDS encoding dipeptide ABC transporter ATP-binding protein encodes MPETLLEVNNLKKYFPIKKGLFSKTIGYVKAVDDITFSINKGETLGLVGESGCGKTTVGRSLLRLIEPTGGEVKFEGKDVTAMNSHELKSLRKEMQIIFQDPYSSLNPRITVGGMLMEILKFHKIAEGEAAEKRVEELLERVGLRPFHAKRYPHEFSGGQRQRIGIARALSVEPKFIVCDEPVSALDVSIQSQILNLLMDLQREMNLTYLFISHDLSVVEHISDRVAIMYLGKIVEFANVEDIYKDPKHPYTEALLSAVPIPDPDNKSKRIILTGDIPSPANVPSGCYFHPRCPKAFADCPRIVPELEGKGEHKVRCLLYPESYPHSKTEAA; translated from the coding sequence ATGCCCGAAACTCTTCTCGAAGTCAATAATCTCAAGAAATACTTTCCCATAAAAAAAGGTTTATTCTCAAAAACGATCGGTTATGTCAAAGCAGTGGATGATATAACCTTTTCCATTAATAAAGGGGAAACACTCGGACTCGTTGGTGAATCGGGATGTGGAAAGACGACCGTAGGCAGAAGCTTATTGAGGCTTATCGAGCCAACGGGTGGGGAAGTTAAGTTTGAGGGGAAAGATGTTACGGCAATGAATTCCCATGAGTTGAAATCTCTTCGTAAAGAGATGCAGATAATATTCCAGGATCCGTATTCATCGCTCAATCCGCGTATAACGGTAGGCGGTATGCTGATGGAGATATTGAAGTTCCATAAGATAGCCGAGGGAGAGGCGGCAGAGAAACGTGTGGAAGAATTGCTCGAGCGTGTCGGGCTTCGTCCTTTCCATGCTAAGAGATACCCGCATGAGTTCTCCGGCGGACAGAGACAGCGTATCGGTATCGCACGCGCTTTATCGGTAGAGCCGAAGTTTATTGTTTGTGACGAGCCGGTTTCGGCGCTCGACGTGTCAATTCAATCACAGATTCTGAATCTTCTGATGGACCTTCAGAGGGAGATGAACCTTACATACCTTTTTATATCACATGACCTTTCCGTTGTAGAGCATATTTCCGATAGGGTTGCAATTATGTATCTTGGTAAGATAGTAGAGTTTGCCAACGTGGAGGACATTTACAAAGATCCAAAACATCCATATACCGAGGCGCTTCTATCGGCAGTGCCCATACCTGATCCGGATAATAAGTCAAAGCGTATAATTCTTACAGGTGATATACCTTCGCCGGCTAATGTCCCGTCCGGGTGTTATTTTCATCCGCGCTGTCCGAAGGCGTTTGCCGATTGTCCAAGGATCGTACCGGAGCTGGAAGGGAAGGGAGAGCATAAGGTCAGATGTCTGCTCTATCCTGAATCATATCCGCACAGCAAGACAGAAGCCGCGTAA
- a CDS encoding rod shape-determining protein, giving the protein MGLFGMFSNDIAIDLGTANTLIYMKGKGIVLNEPSIVTFDVGTRKIVAIGDESKKMMGRVHKELNTIRPMKDGVIADFEIAEGMLRLFIKQISSNWMPARRIVVCVPSGITEVEKRAVRDTAEHAGAKEVYLISEPMAAAIGIGLDVFAPYGNMIVDIGGGTTEIAVIALSGITNGVSIRVAGDELTESVVRYFRANHNILIGERTAEEIKCQVGSVMPLKEEVIIEVKGRDLVAGVPKVTEVSSIEIREALNAPVTQMVEAIKVAMEKTAPELAADILDRGIFLTGGGALLKGLDERIRTETGVPVHIAEDPLTAVARGTGKVLEDLDKYRKVMIKR; this is encoded by the coding sequence ATGGGTTTATTCGGGATGTTCTCAAATGACATAGCTATCGACCTGGGAACGGCAAACACCCTGATATATATGAAGGGAAAGGGGATTGTTCTCAACGAACCATCGATAGTTACTTTTGATGTTGGTACAAGAAAAATTGTTGCGATAGGAGATGAGTCAAAGAAGATGATGGGCAGGGTTCACAAAGAGCTTAACACAATACGTCCAATGAAGGACGGTGTTATCGCGGATTTTGAGATCGCAGAGGGTATGCTTAGATTGTTCATTAAGCAGATCAGCTCTAACTGGATGCCGGCAAGAAGGATCGTTGTCTGTGTTCCAAGCGGTATAACTGAAGTCGAGAAACGAGCAGTGCGCGATACTGCCGAGCACGCCGGCGCAAAGGAAGTTTACCTTATCTCCGAGCCTATGGCGGCGGCAATTGGTATTGGACTGGATGTATTTGCTCCTTACGGTAATATGATAGTGGATATTGGCGGGGGTACAACAGAGATAGCCGTCATTGCATTATCTGGAATCACGAATGGTGTTTCTATACGTGTTGCCGGAGATGAATTAACGGAATCAGTTGTGCGTTACTTCCGAGCAAATCACAACATACTAATCGGTGAGAGAACAGCAGAAGAAATCAAATGTCAGGTGGGTTCAGTAATGCCTCTGAAGGAAGAGGTCATCATCGAAGTAAAAGGACGAGACCTTGTTGCGGGTGTGCCTAAAGTTACTGAAGTAAGCTCGATCGAGATAAGAGAAGCTCTTAATGCTCCCGTTACACAAATGGTCGAAGCCATTAAGGTAGCAATGGAGAAGACAGCACCTGAACTTGCGGCTGACATACTCGATAGAGGTATATTCCTGACGGGTGGCGGAGCACTGCTTAAAGGATTGGATGAAAGGATCAGGACTGAAACCGGTGTACCGGTGCATATCGCGGAGGATCCTCTCACAGCTGTTGCAAGAGGAACAGGGAAAGTACTGGAAGACCTCGATAAGTACAGAAAGGTAATGATTAAAAGGTAA
- a CDS encoding helix-turn-helix transcriptional regulator yields MIKQIKSSKVNPDVSSVECKKQLLPVRDSLDILNGKWKLPIIIALSFGRKRFKVIEREVKGITAKMLSKELKDLEMNKLVKRTVYDTKPVTVEYELTEYGKTLDDVIDALRDWGVKHRNKILGKPKK; encoded by the coding sequence ATGATAAAACAAATAAAATCCTCAAAGGTAAATCCCGATGTAAGTTCGGTAGAATGCAAAAAGCAGTTACTTCCGGTCAGAGATTCGCTGGACATCCTCAACGGGAAATGGAAACTTCCGATAATAATCGCGCTGAGTTTCGGGAGAAAACGGTTTAAGGTTATAGAGAGAGAAGTCAAGGGAATCACTGCAAAAATGCTCTCAAAAGAGCTGAAAGACCTCGAAATGAATAAGCTCGTAAAGCGTACTGTATATGATACAAAGCCTGTTACTGTAGAATATGAGCTTACCGAATACGGAAAGACGCTAGATGATGTAATCGACGCCTTACGGGATTGGGGAGTTAAGCACAGGAATAAAATACTGGGAAAGCCTAAAAAATGA
- a CDS encoding DoxX family protein yields the protein MKFTLLTGRILFSLIFLMTLMSHFSSQSIEYAAASGVPLANIAVPFSGIIAALGALSIMTGYKAKLGAWLVVLFLIPVTFTMHNFWTISDPMARQMQMVMFMKNISIMGGALIVSYFGSGPLSLGESIEEKKENFSSQTSKAQIAA from the coding sequence ATGAAATTCACATTGTTAACAGGAAGAATACTTTTCTCACTAATATTTTTAATGACACTAATGTCGCACTTTTCAAGCCAATCGATCGAATACGCGGCTGCAAGCGGAGTCCCCCTGGCTAATATAGCAGTACCCTTTTCGGGAATAATTGCCGCTCTGGGAGCTTTAAGTATAATGACAGGTTACAAAGCAAAATTAGGAGCATGGCTGGTAGTTTTATTCCTGATCCCGGTTACATTCACTATGCATAATTTCTGGACGATAAGCGACCCGATGGCAAGACAAATGCAAATGGTGATGTTTATGAAGAATATCTCGATAATGGGCGGAGCCCTGATAGTGTCATACTTTGGTTCGGGTCCATTAAGCCTCGGAGAGAGCATTGAAGAAAAGAAAGAGAACTTTAGTTCTCAGACAAGTAAAGCCCAAATAGCCGCGTGA
- a CDS encoding TonB-dependent receptor, with protein MTYKLLFFLLISAFLSFPGATTQAQDSTIVDDGVIEGTIVDENGKPLPGITVKAESKSESFERVSDSEGKFTFAIPAGSYMITVENPNYIFYEISDYYVVSGESHEIKITLLNRTEFVTESIDVEGKFKQSQDDLRTSLINISPTTVKVLPGSVEDVMRSLQSLPGVTAPNDFTAQLVIRGSGPDQNLIIMDDVEIFNPYRLYGLVSMFNPETLSDINLITGGFPAMYGDRLSAVLDVTNREGARDKNIRVMSNVNIANANIVLEGKTPFNIPGSWIVSTRRTYYDLIVGPFARNAGLITEDSSFPSFKDLQARLTLGPFKKHKFFLNGIFSQDGVDIISGKDRTRPDSIDVNDVTNNNVVSASWHYIPNDDFISRTTASWYKNSGQNEFVGDILDPLINREGLGPEQVDSLRQIGALLGLKFNSRYDFIKYSIGNRSVLLDKKNDNRYEFGAGFDVIKTDLFYQLDFDDQWKSFISSIPTARALQDEFSIEGVYNFRASTYASARFSVGDKFWYQPSGRVDYYSYLQRPYFSPRLNLGYAVDPLTTVRTSVGLYYQSPGYEKLVDGRVFYNLTDIDGKTLKAEESIHYVLGIDRWLNNEWQARLEGYYKKFSHLIEQERLTGYEYVWTLADPSNTDPAYVGDPDNWIRSNSKIAYDSLTTIPVNSGSGNSVGFEFSLEKKYNNPNTKFYGWINYSFSVSKRDRGDGVVIPFRFDRTHALNIVLNYRVNSWLELGARWQYATNFPETPPTGIQPRVVNDSLVVNPLTGRVIFNLDYGDASNIYSERRPDYHRLDIRASAFAKFWNTDWTFYLDVINVYNRTNVLGYDYYLDGDYQIHRDVRGMIPILPTIGVNARF; from the coding sequence ATGACGTATAAATTGCTGTTTTTCCTCTTAATAAGTGCATTTCTCTCATTCCCCGGTGCAACAACCCAGGCACAGGACTCAACTATTGTAGATGATGGTGTTATCGAAGGTACGATAGTAGATGAAAACGGTAAGCCACTTCCCGGTATAACGGTTAAAGCCGAAAGTAAAAGTGAATCTTTCGAGCGTGTATCCGACAGCGAAGGTAAATTCACATTTGCCATCCCTGCCGGTAGTTATATGATCACAGTAGAAAATCCGAATTACATTTTTTATGAGATATCCGATTATTATGTCGTTTCGGGGGAATCCCATGAGATCAAGATAACACTTCTTAACAGGACAGAATTTGTTACCGAATCGATCGACGTAGAGGGAAAATTCAAGCAATCACAGGATGACCTTCGCACGAGTTTAATTAACATATCGCCGACGACAGTGAAGGTACTTCCCGGTTCAGTGGAGGATGTAATGCGCTCATTACAGTCTCTTCCCGGTGTAACCGCTCCGAACGATTTCACCGCACAGCTTGTGATACGTGGTTCGGGTCCCGACCAGAACCTTATTATTATGGATGATGTAGAGATATTTAACCCATACCGTCTTTATGGTCTGGTAAGTATGTTCAACCCGGAAACACTCTCGGATATTAATTTAATAACCGGCGGATTCCCGGCAATGTATGGCGACAGGCTCTCTGCTGTTCTGGATGTAACAAACAGAGAAGGAGCAAGGGACAAGAACATAAGGGTAATGAGTAACGTTAATATTGCCAACGCGAACATTGTTCTTGAGGGTAAGACACCATTCAATATTCCCGGCTCATGGATAGTATCTACACGCAGAACTTATTATGATCTTATTGTTGGCCCGTTTGCGCGAAACGCCGGATTGATCACAGAAGATTCATCATTCCCTTCATTCAAAGACCTGCAGGCGCGTCTGACATTAGGACCATTTAAAAAGCATAAATTCTTCCTTAACGGGATATTTTCACAGGACGGTGTGGATATAATCTCAGGTAAAGACCGTACCCGTCCGGACAGCATCGACGTGAATGACGTAACGAACAATAATGTAGTGTCTGCATCATGGCATTATATCCCTAATGACGATTTTATTTCACGCACTACTGCCTCATGGTATAAGAACTCCGGTCAAAATGAATTCGTAGGCGACATACTCGACCCGCTTATTAATAGGGAAGGTCTCGGTCCGGAGCAGGTAGACAGCCTCCGTCAGATCGGCGCACTGCTAGGATTAAAATTTAATTCACGTTATGATTTTATAAAATACTCGATTGGAAACAGGTCTGTCCTCCTGGATAAGAAAAACGATAATAGATATGAATTCGGAGCAGGATTTGACGTTATAAAAACGGATCTCTTTTACCAGCTTGATTTCGATGATCAGTGGAAGTCGTTCATAAGCTCTATTCCGACTGCAAGGGCATTGCAGGATGAATTTAGTATAGAGGGTGTTTATAACTTCCGCGCAAGTACATATGCTTCGGCAAGGTTCAGTGTGGGAGATAAGTTCTGGTACCAGCCTTCAGGACGTGTTGATTATTATTCTTACCTGCAGAGACCGTATTTTTCGCCAAGGTTAAATTTGGGTTATGCTGTAGACCCGCTTACGACCGTCAGGACCTCGGTAGGGCTGTATTATCAGTCGCCCGGGTACGAGAAGCTCGTCGATGGGCGTGTTTTCTATAATCTCACTGATATTGACGGAAAGACACTTAAAGCCGAAGAGTCCATTCATTATGTGCTTGGTATCGACCGCTGGCTTAATAACGAATGGCAGGCAAGGCTCGAGGGATATTATAAGAAGTTTAGCCACCTCATAGAGCAGGAGAGGCTGACTGGGTATGAATATGTATGGACGCTTGCCGATCCAAGTAATACAGACCCGGCTTATGTCGGAGACCCGGATAACTGGATTCGTTCCAATTCAAAGATAGCTTACGATTCTCTGACTACTATCCCGGTTAATTCGGGAAGCGGTAATTCCGTCGGGTTCGAGTTCAGTCTGGAGAAGAAGTACAATAATCCTAATACAAAATTCTACGGGTGGATCAATTACTCGTTCTCCGTTTCTAAGAGGGACAGGGGAGACGGTGTAGTTATCCCGTTCCGTTTCGACCGCACGCACGCGTTGAACATCGTATTGAACTATCGTGTGAACTCATGGCTCGAGCTTGGAGCGAGGTGGCAGTACGCGACGAACTTCCCCGAAACTCCTCCCACAGGTATACAGCCGCGCGTTGTGAATGACTCGCTAGTTGTAAATCCTTTAACGGGAAGAGTGATATTCAACCTGGATTACGGCGACGCATCGAATATATATTCCGAACGCAGACCGGATTATCATAGGCTGGATATACGCGCTTCTGCTTTTGCTAAGTTCTGGAACACAGACTGGACCTTCTATCTCGACGTTATCAACGTCTATAACCGAACGAACGTGCTTGGATATGATTATTACCTCGATGGTGATTACCAGATCCACAGGGACGTGAGGGGTATGATACCGATACTGCCGACAATCGGGGTCAATGCACGGTTTTAA